The segment GCCTTTCGCCATCAGTACCAAAAGAGGAGAAGACACATCTGTCGGCAGCGTGCCGAGCAAGGTTTGGCCAGCAGCCAGCGGGCCGCTTCCAAAAAATAGACGGCCCGTTAGCCACCCGGCAATCGACATAGGCCCATAGACCAGCCCCAATGCCAACAACTGCCGTGACGGCTTTCGGAACACGATGCGCACTGCATGCGCATCGAATGTGAGGCTGATAATCAACATCAGTAATGCCAGTAATGGCCCAATCGCGAACTTAAGCATTATTCCGGTGGCCGGAAAGAGTAAGCCTCCCCCCGCGACGACGATTACAAACCAGACAAGGTGCGCCTCGACAAAATAAATGAATCTACCCATGGTGGATTGGACGTTACCGGTTGAAGTGGATTGAGCCCCGCACCTAAAACATGATCACCTTCGGCCCAGCACACAAAGGCTCCTTGGTAGCTAGGGACGTGCTTCCCAATCCAGCGATGCAAATAGATAATGCTCAAGGGTTGAAGCTTTAGTTGCTAGAGGTTTTATAGTACCAAGAACAGATAATTCGAGAGAGGGTAACAGATGGGACATCATCATGATCATCCCCACATTGATCCTGCCTCTGGCGACCGGCGCGTCAGCATCTCCATTTGGGCCAATGGGCTCTTAACCATCGCTCAAATTGTCGGTGGCATTATGGCGGGGAGCCTATCGCTGATCGCTGATGCGTTACATAACTTTTCTGACATGGCAGCGTTAGTCATTGCCTTTGCTGCTCGTAAAATCGCCAGACGGCCTGCCGATGCGCATATGACCTTTGGCTATGGCCGCATCGAGATAGTGGCAGCACTCATCAATTACACCACCCTCATTATCGTCGGCGTCTACCTGATTTACGAAGGCGCTATGCGGATGATCGATCCCCCTGAGATAGAGGGATGGACAATCGTGATTATTGGTGGCGTCGCGCTTGTCGTCGATGCCCTTACCGCCGTGCTCACGTGGTCAATGCAAAAAGAGAGTGTCAATATCCGCGCCCTTTTTCTGCATAACTTATCGGATGCGTTTGCCTCCATCGCTGTGATTATCGGTGGTTCGCTTATTTTACTGTACGACATGCGCTGGGTAGACCCCGCCATCACGATAGGGATTGCGCTATATATTCTTTACCTTGCCTTCTCTGAAATTGGTGGCCCTATCCGTACGCTAATGCTGGGATCTCCCCCGGACATTGACGGGCAGGCAGTCGTTGAGACCGTCCGAAATATCGAGGGAGTCCAGGATATTCACCATGTGCATCTATGGCAGATGCAGGAAAACATGGCAGCCCTTGACTGCCACGTGGTTCTGACAGAAACCGGCTGGCAGCAGCTTGAATCCGTCAAAGCAGAGATCAAGGAGCAGCTTAAAATGCGCTTCAGTATTGCTCATTCCAGCCTAGAGTTTGAGCATAGTGATCACGCGCATCAAAATGCCAATCTATATGGGCACGAGTGACAGACCGAGGCCGACTCCCGGCTCAGGTAGGTAGCGAGCGACTTACTCCCATAGCGATTGGCTTATTTTTCAACCCTACTTTTCCACCCCATCGTTG is part of the Halomonas sp. GT genome and harbors:
- a CDS encoding cation diffusion facilitator family transporter: MGHHHDHPHIDPASGDRRVSISIWANGLLTIAQIVGGIMAGSLSLIADALHNFSDMAALVIAFAARKIARRPADAHMTFGYGRIEIVAALINYTTLIIVGVYLIYEGAMRMIDPPEIEGWTIVIIGGVALVVDALTAVLTWSMQKESVNIRALFLHNLSDAFASIAVIIGGSLILLYDMRWVDPAITIGIALYILYLAFSEIGGPIRTLMLGSPPDIDGQAVVETVRNIEGVQDIHHVHLWQMQENMAALDCHVVLTETGWQQLESVKAEIKEQLKMRFSIAHSSLEFEHSDHAHQNANLYGHE